In Streptococcus gallolyticus subsp. gallolyticus DSM 16831, the sequence CGATTGTGGAACTGACCGTGGTCTTGTTATTCGTGCCATTACTGATGGTAAAGAAGTAACAGAAACTCTTGAAGAACGTCTTGTTGGTCGTTACACTAAGAAATCTGTTAAACATCCTGAAACTGGCGAAGTTATCGTTGGTCCAGATGTATTGATTACTGAAGATATGGCAGCTGAAATTGTTAAAGCTGGTGTTGAAGAAGTTACAATCCGTTCAGTATTTACATGTAACACTCGTCATGGTGTCTGCCGTCACTGTTATGGTGTCAACCTTGCAACAGGTGATGCGGTTGAAGTTGGTGAAGCAGTTGGTACAATTGCTGCTCAATCTATCGGTGAACCTGGTACACAGCTTACAATGCGTACCTTCCACACGGGTGGTGTTGCGTCAAATACCGATATCACACAAGGTCTTCCTCGTATCCAAGAAATCTTTGAAGCTCGTAATCCTAAAGGGGAAGCCGTTATCACTGAAGTTAAAGGTACTGTTGTTGACATCGAAGAAGATGCTTCTACACGTACTAAGAAAGTTTACGTTCAAGGTAAAACTGGTATGGGTGAATACGTGGTACCATTCACTGCCCGCATGAAAGTTGCTGTTGGTGATGAGGTACACCGTGGTGCTCCACTTACTGAAGGTTCTATCCAACCTAAACGTCTCCTTGAAGTTCGTGACACATTATCAGTTGAAACTTACCTTCTTGCTGAAGTACAAAAAGTTTACCGTAGCCAAGGGGTAGAAATCGGTGATAAACACGTCGAAGTAATGGTTCGCCAAATGCTTCGCAAAGTTCGTATCATGGATCCAGGTGATACAGAACTTCTCCCAGGCACACTTATGGATATTGCAGACTTTACGGATGCTAACAAAGATGTTGTTATCTCTGGTGGTATCCCTGCAACATCACGTCCAGTGCTTATGGGGATTACAAAAGCTTCGCTTGAAACTAACTCCTTCTTGTCAGCCGCATCATTCCAAGAAACAACTCGTGTTCTTACAGATGCTGCTATCCGTGGTAAGAAAGATCATCTTCTTGGTCTTAAAGAAAATGTTATCATCGGTAAAATCATTCCAGCTGGTACAGGTATGGCTCGTTACCGCAACCTTGAACCACAAGCTGTTAATGAACTTGAAACAAGTGAAGAAGCAGAAACAGTTGAAGCAACTGTTTCAACAGATGCTGAATAAGGTTAATTCACATTTTATGCTAATAAATGAAAAGGTCTGAGATGAAAATTCTCAGACCTTTTTGCTTGTTATTATCGGAATTTTGCTGATAATAATAATTCTAAATAAGCAAATTCTTTTTAAAAAGCTTTTAATTTTTATATAATAAATTCCGTAAGGAAGTGTGTTAAATGTATCAAGTGATAAAAATGTATGGGGATTGGGAGCCGTGGTGGTTCTTGAAAGATTGGCAAAAAGATATTATAGAAGAAAAATGTTTTGAGTATTTTGAGGATGCTTTCTCTTTCTACAAAACAGAATGGTTATCTCTTAAAACGACTTTACCAAGTTGTAAATGTCATGATAATCTTCAGGCGGCTTTCTGGGATAAAACAGAGCAACGTTGGTGTGAGAATTGTGGGGATTATCTGCAACAGTACCATTCCATTTTAATGCTCAAAGACGGTCAAGAATTACCTGAAGGGACTTTTTCTTATCATTTTAACATTCAAAATGATGAATCAAGACCAAGACCTCAAAATTGTAAATTAGAATCGTAATCATGGAATTTTTTCCATGATTTTTTTGTTTTTTATGACTAATTTACGAATAGAAAAGTAGGAGGTCAAGATGATTCAGGAAAAAGCAAAGCAACTCATTAAGGAGGCTGTTGAAGTTAATGCGCAAGATATTTACATTTTACCTAGAGAAGACTGTTATGAAGTGTATCAACGCGTGGGAGACCAACGGCAATTTGTTGATTATTTTGAGCTAGAGCAGATGACTAGCTTGATTAGTCATTTTAAATTTGTGGCTGGTATGAATGTTGGGGAGAAACGTCGCAGCCAGCTAGGTTCTTGTGATTATCAATTTGCAGATGAGGAAGAGATTTCGCTTCGTTTGTCGAGTGTTGGTGATTATCGTGGACGAGAAAGTTTAGTGATTCGCTTGCTTTATTCTGGTCGTCATGATTTACAATATTGGTTTGACGGGATGAAAAATATTTTAGAAGCCATTGATAGTAGGGGGCTTTACCTTTTTTCGGGACCAGTAGGGAGTGGAAAAACCACTCTCATGTACCAATTGGTTCGTGAAAAATTTCCTAATAAGCAAGTCATTACAATTGAGGACCCTGTTGAAATCAAACAGGAACAAATGTTGCAGTTGCAGTTAAATAGTGATATTGGGATGACTTATGACGAGCTGATTAAATTATCGCTTCGCCATAGACCAGATATTCTGATTATCGGAGAAATTCGTGATAGCGAGACAGCGCGTGCAGTTATTCGTGCGAGTTTGACGGGAGCTGTTGTATTTTCGACTATTCATGCGAAGAGCATCCCTGGCGTTTACGCACGTCTTTTGGAATTAGGGGTTAGTAAGCAAGAATTGGAAAATAGTTTGCGTGCCATTGTTTATCAACGCTTAATTGGCGGAGGAGGTGTGATTGATTTTGCTAAAGAAAACTTTGAAAGTCACCGACCAGAGTGCTGGAATACAAAAATTGAAAGTCTTGTTAAAGACGGACATATCACAGCTGAACAAGCAAAAATCGAAAAAATTGCCATTTAAAAAACAGCGCAAGGTTATTCAACTCTTTAATAATCTTTTTGAAAGTGGGTTTAATTTAACAGAAATCGTGTCTTTTCTCCGAAGAAGTCAATTGTTGTTAGACATTTATGTTGAGAGAATGCAAGAAAGTTTGTTAAATGGTGCTAGCCTAGCAACAATGATGGCAGATTTAGGGTTTTCAGACAATATTGTCACACAAATTGCTTTGGCTGATGTTCATGGAAACAGTCAGAAAAGTCTGCTGAAGATTGAGTCTTACCTTTCTAGCATGACTGTCGTCAGAAAAAAGTTGATTGAAGTTGCAACGTATCCATTGATTTTGTTGTTGTTTCTTATTTTGATTATGCTGGGGTTGAAGAATTATCTACTGCCACAGCTGGAAAGCCAAAATGTGGCAACGCAGATTATTACGCATTTTCCAACGATTTTTTTGCTAAGTATTTTCTCGATTGGAGTGTTACTTGCTTGTGCGACATTTTATGCTAGGCGTTTATCGCAGATTGATTTATATAGTCGAATAAGCCGGATTCCACTTGTGGGAAACTATGTTAGGTTATATTTGACAGCTTACTATGCGCGTGAATGGGGAAATTTGATTGGGCAAGGTATTGAATTAATGGCAATCGTGGGAATCATGCAAAAGCAAAAGTCGCTCTTGTTTCAAGAGATTGGAAAGGATATGGAAGAAGCGTTGCTTTCAGGGCAAGCTTTTCATCAAAAAGTTCTGGGCTATCCATTCTTTTTGCGAGAATTGAGCCTAATGATTGAATATGGTGAGGTCAAATCGAAGCTTGGGCGTGAGTTAGACATTTATGCTGAGGAAACATGGCAGAGCTTCTTTGGCAAATTGACCCAAGCAACACAGCTCATTCAACCACTTGTTTTTGTCTTTGTGGCTTTGATTATTGTATTAATTTATGTGGCAATGCTGTTGCCAATGTATCAAAATATGGGAGGAAATTTTTAATGAAAAAGTTTTGGAAAAAATTACGTCAGAAAACGGTAAAAGGGTTCACACTTGTGGAGATGTTGATTGTGCTTCTTATTATCAGTGTTTTAATGTTGCTTTTTGTACCGAATTTGAGTAAGCAAAAGGACGTTGTTCGTGAAAAAGGCGATGCTGCTGTTGTGAAAGTGGTAGAGAGCCAAATGGATTTGTACGAAGTGAAAACGGGAGATAAACCAACTGTTGATGATTTAGTTGAAGTTGGCTACATCACTTCTGAACAAGCAAAAACTTACAATGAAGCTAAAAAATAAAACAGTTTCAGCTTTTACCCTTTTAGAAAGTTTATTAACACTAGGAATTTCCTGTTTTATTATCATGATGTTGTCAGGCTCTTTGAATGGTATTTTTCAAAATGTGGAAGAAAAGATTTTCTTTTTATCGTTTGAAAATCTCTATTGTGACACGCAAAAATTAGCTAATGCTAGGCAACAAAGTCTTACGTTGACTGTTTCGCAAGAGGAAGTGTCAACTGATTTTTCAACTGTAAAACTCCCTCCGTCGGTCAAAGTAGATAAAACTTATCAAGTCAATTTTGACAAAGCAGGAGGCAATTCGTCCTTGGCAAAATTAACCTTTCAAACGTCAGATAAAGAGGTCAACTATCAATTATATTTAGGGAGTGGTAAATATAAAAAGACAGAAACTAAAAGCTTACATACTCCTTGAAAGCTTGATAGCACTAGGATTGTTAGCGATGATTACGAGTATTGTTTTAGGGGAAATTGATAAAAATAGGCAGTCTATGCAAGAAAGTTTACGGCAGCAGGAAGCTCTTAATGTGGCAACAATGGCTGTGCAAACAGGACAAAATCATTTGAAGATGAATGGTGTTGAGGTTGAGATTATCAAAAAAGATGGAGAGGTCTATGTTTATGAGGGGAAAACGGAAATATTACACGTTAAAAAAGACTAGTTTAAAGGCATTCACCCTCATAGAATGTTTGGTTTCTTTATTGGTAATTTCGGGTGCTATTCTTGTTTACAATGCCTTAACGCAATCTATTTCTGCAAATGTGCATTATTTGTCGGAAAATCAAGAGGAAAACTGGCTTTTGTTTTCACAACAGCTGCGTGCGGAGCTTGCCAATTGTCAATTAGATAAGGTTGAAAATAACAAGCTATATGTGACGAAGTCCAGTCAAAAGTTGGCATTTGGACAGTCAAAGGCTGATGATTTTCGTAAAACAAACGCATCTGGTCAAGGTTATCAGCCAATGATATTTGGAGTAAAATCTTCTGCTATTTCTAGAGATGGTCAGAAGGTGACAATGACATTGAATTTAGAGAATGGTTTGGAGAGGACATTTGTTTACACTTTTGAAACGGCAAGTTAAGGCAGGGATTTTAATCTATGCTTTGCTTATGGCAGCAATTTTTGCCTTGCTTTTACAATTTTATCTAGGACGTGTCGTGGCAATGGAGCGACAACACCAAGCGCAGCTATCTGCTAGTCAGGCTTATTTAATGGCAGAATTAACAAAAGATTTGGCAAAAGAGGATACTGGTCACCTTACATTTGACCAAGGAGTAGCTGACTACAACTTCCAAGACAATCAATTGCAGGTGGTGGTCAAACTGCCTAATCAACAAGAATTTGACCATGTTTTCCAAAGAGCCCAGAAAGAGAAAGCTAATTAGGGCTTTCTTTTCATTTCCTGCGTTTTTTGATATGATAGGGTTGCGGAGGACAAGATGAATTTTGAAAAAATTGAAACAGCCTATGAGCTGATTTTAGAAAATATCCAATTAATTGAAAATGAGTTAAAAACTCATATTTATGATGCGCTTATTGAACAGAATTCTTTTTACTTGGGGGCTGAAGGTGCCAGTGAAGAAGTTGCTGCCAACAATGAGAAACTGCGTCAGCTTGCATTGACCAAAGAAGAGTGGCGTCGAGCTTTCCAATTTATCTTTATCAAAGCTGGTCAAACAGAGCAGCTGCAAGCCAATCATCAATTTACACCAGATGCTATTGGTTTTATTTTGCTGTTCTTGATTGAAAATCTGACAGATTCAGATAAAATTGATCTTTTAGAAATTGGTAGTGGGACAGGAAACCTTGCTCAAACATTGTTAAATAATTCGTCTAAAGAATTAAATTATCTTGGTATTGAAGTTGACGATTTGTTGATTGATTTATCAGCCAGTATTGCAGAAGTGATGGATTCTGATGCTCAGTTTATTCAAGAAGATGCTGTACGTCCACAAATTCTGAAAGAAAGTGATGTGATTATTAGTGATTTGCCAGTTGGTTTTTATCCTAATGATGACATTGCCAAACGTTATAAAGTGGCAAGTTCTGATGAGCATACCTATGCCCATCATTTGTTAATGGAACAATCGTTAAAATATCTCAAAAAAGATGGTATTGCAGTCTTTTTGGCGCCTGTCAGTCTTTTGACAAGTAAGCAAAGTGATTTATTGAAACAATGGTTGAAAGATTACGCGGATATTATCGCCGTGATTACCTTGCCAGAATCTATTTTTGGTAATGCAGCGAATGCAAAATCAATTTTTGTTTTGAAAAAACAGGCTGCGCATACGCCAGAAACCTTTGTTTATCCACTTTCTGACTTACAAAGTCGTGAAGCTCTGACTGATTTCATTAGAAAATTTCAAAAATGGAAAGTTGATAATATGAATTTTTAAAAAAATGTGATAGAATAGGGATATAACATGAAAGCGCTTTAGAGGTAAATTTATGGCGAAAACTATTTCTATTAATGCAGGAAGTTCAAGTCTGAAATGGCAATTGTATAATATGCCAGAAGAAGAAGTTATTGCAAAAGGACTAATTGAACGTATTGGTCTTGTCAATGGTGTTTCCACGGTTAAATTTAAT encodes:
- a CDS encoding DUF1033 family protein, translating into MYQVIKMYGDWEPWWFLKDWQKDIIEEKCFEYFEDAFSFYKTEWLSLKTTLPSCKCHDNLQAAFWDKTEQRWCENCGDYLQQYHSILMLKDGQELPEGTFSYHFNIQNDESRPRPQNCKLES
- the comGA gene encoding competence type IV pilus ATPase ComGA produces the protein MIQEKAKQLIKEAVEVNAQDIYILPREDCYEVYQRVGDQRQFVDYFELEQMTSLISHFKFVAGMNVGEKRRSQLGSCDYQFADEEEISLRLSSVGDYRGRESLVIRLLYSGRHDLQYWFDGMKNILEAIDSRGLYLFSGPVGSGKTTLMYQLVREKFPNKQVITIEDPVEIKQEQMLQLQLNSDIGMTYDELIKLSLRHRPDILIIGEIRDSETARAVIRASLTGAVVFSTIHAKSIPGVYARLLELGVSKQELENSLRAIVYQRLIGGGGVIDFAKENFESHRPECWNTKIESLVKDGHITAEQAKIEKIAI
- the comGB gene encoding competence type IV pilus assembly protein ComGB produces the protein MLKKTLKVTDQSAGIQKLKVLLKTDISQLNKQKSKKLPFKKQRKVIQLFNNLFESGFNLTEIVSFLRRSQLLLDIYVERMQESLLNGASLATMMADLGFSDNIVTQIALADVHGNSQKSLLKIESYLSSMTVVRKKLIEVATYPLILLLFLILIMLGLKNYLLPQLESQNVATQIITHFPTIFLLSIFSIGVLLACATFYARRLSQIDLYSRISRIPLVGNYVRLYLTAYYAREWGNLIGQGIELMAIVGIMQKQKSLLFQEIGKDMEEALLSGQAFHQKVLGYPFFLRELSLMIEYGEVKSKLGRELDIYAEETWQSFFGKLTQATQLIQPLVFVFVALIIVLIYVAMLLPMYQNMGGNF
- the comGC gene encoding competence type IV pilus major pilin ComGC, yielding MKKFWKKLRQKTVKGFTLVEMLIVLLIISVLMLLFVPNLSKQKDVVREKGDAAVVKVVESQMDLYEVKTGDKPTVDDLVEVGYITSEQAKTYNEAKK
- the comGD gene encoding competence type IV pilus minor pilin ComGD, which gives rise to MKLKNKTVSAFTLLESLLTLGISCFIIMMLSGSLNGIFQNVEEKIFFLSFENLYCDTQKLANARQQSLTLTVSQEEVSTDFSTVKLPPSVKVDKTYQVNFDKAGGNSSLAKLTFQTSDKEVNYQLYLGSGKYKKTETKSLHTP
- the comGE gene encoding competence type IV pilus minor pilin ComGE, which codes for MVNIKRQKLKAYILLESLIALGLLAMITSIVLGEIDKNRQSMQESLRQQEALNVATMAVQTGQNHLKMNGVEVEIIKKDGEVYVYEGKTEILHVKKD
- the comGF gene encoding competence type IV pilus minor pilin ComGF yields the protein MFMRGKRKYYTLKKTSLKAFTLIECLVSLLVISGAILVYNALTQSISANVHYLSENQEENWLLFSQQLRAELANCQLDKVENNKLYVTKSSQKLAFGQSKADDFRKTNASGQGYQPMIFGVKSSAISRDGQKVTMTLNLENGLERTFVYTFETAS
- the comGG gene encoding competence type IV pilus minor pilin ComGG, with the protein product MVWRGHLFTLLKRQVKAGILIYALLMAAIFALLLQFYLGRVVAMERQHQAQLSASQAYLMAELTKDLAKEDTGHLTFDQGVADYNFQDNQLQVVVKLPNQQEFDHVFQRAQKEKAN
- a CDS encoding class I SAM-dependent methyltransferase produces the protein MNFEKIETAYELILENIQLIENELKTHIYDALIEQNSFYLGAEGASEEVAANNEKLRQLALTKEEWRRAFQFIFIKAGQTEQLQANHQFTPDAIGFILLFLIENLTDSDKIDLLEIGSGTGNLAQTLLNNSSKELNYLGIEVDDLLIDLSASIAEVMDSDAQFIQEDAVRPQILKESDVIISDLPVGFYPNDDIAKRYKVASSDEHTYAHHLLMEQSLKYLKKDGIAVFLAPVSLLTSKQSDLLKQWLKDYADIIAVITLPESIFGNAANAKSIFVLKKQAAHTPETFVYPLSDLQSREALTDFIRKFQKWKVDNMNF